One window of Pseudomonas sp. ML2-2023-3 genomic DNA carries:
- a CDS encoding alpha/beta fold hydrolase has translation MTEQDLPLPIGHFVTLDSGLRLHFLDEGSGPVVVWLHGSGPGASGYSNFKGNYPQFVAAGFRNLVLDLPGFGRSDKPEGAQYNLEFFVSALSGFLKAVGVKRATLLGNSLGGAIALGLALAEPERVEKLVLMAPGGVEDRETYFKMVGIQRMVELYNAGPLGIEQMRRIMSLQLFDSSQLEDSLLAERVAVAVHQPRNLFTTMMVPNMTERLEELQAPILGFWGTDDNFNPASGALKVLNHAPNARFIMLNQCGHWVQVEHRELFNKACLEFLRG, from the coding sequence ATGACAGAACAAGACCTTCCCCTGCCCATCGGCCACTTTGTGACACTGGACAGCGGCCTGCGCCTGCACTTTCTCGATGAAGGCAGCGGCCCGGTAGTGGTGTGGCTGCATGGCAGCGGACCGGGCGCCAGCGGCTACAGCAATTTCAAAGGCAACTACCCGCAGTTTGTCGCCGCAGGTTTTCGCAATCTGGTGCTGGATTTGCCGGGGTTCGGCCGCTCCGACAAGCCTGAGGGCGCCCAGTACAACCTTGAGTTCTTCGTCAGCGCCCTGTCGGGGTTTCTCAAGGCGGTGGGGGTCAAGCGGGCGACCCTGCTCGGCAACTCCCTGGGCGGGGCCATTGCCCTGGGCCTGGCGCTGGCAGAACCCGAGCGCGTCGAGAAACTTGTCCTGATGGCTCCCGGCGGTGTTGAAGACCGCGAAACCTACTTCAAGATGGTCGGCATTCAACGCATGGTCGAACTGTACAACGCAGGCCCTCTGGGCATCGAGCAAATGCGCCGGATCATGAGCCTGCAACTGTTCGACAGCTCGCAGCTGGAAGACAGCCTCTTGGCCGAACGTGTGGCCGTGGCCGTGCACCAGCCGCGCAATCTGTTTACCACCATGATGGTGCCGAACATGACCGAGCGCCTTGAAGAGCTGCAAGCACCGATCCTGGGTTTCTGGGGCACCGATGACAACTTCAACCCTGCCAGTGGCGCGCTCAAAGTGCTGAACCACGCGCCCAATGCGCGCTTTATCATGCTCAACCAGTGCGGCCACTGGGTGCAGGTGGAACATCGCGAACTCTTCAACAAGGCTTGCCTGGAATTTTTACGCGGCTGA
- a CDS encoding SDR family NAD(P)-dependent oxidoreductase, with translation MKLLNKVAFVTGAGQGMGRAIVRHFAEQGAKVVAADINLEAARQSIEGLGENALAVSCNVADSDSVATAMAAVHAHFGSLDVLVNNAGIGSIDAFAQTPDENWQRVIGVNLTGTFFCSREAVKLMLQAATPGVVINISSTSALTGEGPSHYCAAKAGVMGLTRSMARELAGNGIRVNTIVPGPTNTPMMADIPEDWMQSMLKAIPLGRMGETDEIARVAAFLASDDAAFITGQNLAVNGGMAFI, from the coding sequence ATGAAATTGCTGAATAAAGTGGCGTTTGTAACGGGCGCTGGTCAAGGCATGGGACGGGCAATCGTTCGTCATTTTGCCGAGCAGGGCGCAAAGGTTGTCGCAGCTGACATCAATCTGGAAGCCGCGCGCCAAAGCATTGAAGGGCTAGGCGAAAACGCGCTTGCCGTCAGTTGCAACGTGGCCGACAGCGATTCGGTTGCCACCGCAATGGCCGCCGTTCACGCGCATTTCGGCAGCCTCGACGTGCTGGTCAATAACGCGGGCATCGGTTCGATTGACGCTTTCGCGCAAACACCGGACGAGAACTGGCAGCGTGTCATCGGCGTCAACCTTACCGGTACGTTTTTCTGCAGCCGTGAAGCGGTAAAACTGATGCTGCAGGCCGCCACCCCCGGCGTGGTGATCAATATCTCCAGCACCTCGGCCCTGACCGGTGAAGGTCCCAGCCATTACTGCGCGGCCAAGGCCGGTGTGATGGGGCTGACCCGCAGCATGGCCCGGGAACTGGCAGGCAATGGCATTCGCGTCAACACCATCGTTCCCGGTCCCACCAACACCCCGATGATGGCCGATATCCCGGAAGACTGGATGCAAAGCATGCTCAAGGCCATCCCTCTGGGCCGCATGGGTGAAACCGATGAAATCGCTCGCGTTGCGGCCTTCCTGGCCAGTGATGACGCGGCATTCATTACCGGCCAGAACCTCGCGGTCAACGGCGGCATGGCGTTTATCTAA
- a CDS encoding CoA transferase subunit A gives MAGFDKRVGSYEEALAGLKDGMTVISGGFGLCGIPENLINEIKRQGIRDLTVVSNNCGVDGFGLGVLLEDRQISKVIASYVGENALFEKQLLSGEIEVELTPQGTLAEKMRAGGAGIPAFFTATGVGTPVADGKETREFKGRAYLMEESITGDFAIVKGWKADHFGNVIYRHTAQNFNPLAATAGRITVVEVEEIVEPGELDPTQIHTPGIYVDRIICGTFEKRIEQLTERS, from the coding sequence ATGGCAGGTTTCGACAAGCGTGTGGGCTCCTACGAGGAGGCTCTGGCCGGACTCAAGGACGGCATGACCGTTATCTCTGGCGGCTTTGGCCTGTGTGGCATCCCCGAAAACCTGATCAACGAGATCAAGCGTCAGGGCATCCGCGACCTGACCGTGGTTTCGAACAACTGTGGCGTTGACGGCTTCGGTCTGGGCGTGCTGCTCGAAGACCGCCAGATCAGCAAAGTGATCGCCTCGTACGTGGGTGAAAACGCCCTGTTCGAGAAGCAGCTGCTGAGCGGTGAAATCGAGGTCGAACTGACGCCCCAAGGCACCCTGGCCGAAAAAATGCGCGCTGGCGGTGCCGGCATTCCGGCATTTTTTACCGCAACCGGCGTCGGCACTCCGGTTGCCGACGGCAAGGAAACCCGCGAGTTCAAGGGTCGCGCCTACCTGATGGAAGAGTCCATCACGGGCGATTTCGCCATTGTCAAAGGCTGGAAAGCCGACCACTTCGGCAATGTGATCTACCGCCACACCGCGCAGAACTTCAATCCGCTGGCCGCCACTGCCGGCAGGATTACCGTGGTTGAAGTCGAAGAAATCGTCGAGCCCGGCGAGCTGGACCCGACCCAGATCCACACCCCGGGCATCTACGTCGACCGGATCATTTGCGGCACCTTCGAAAAACGCATCGAACAGCTCACCGAGCGTTCCTGA
- a CDS encoding MFS transporter, whose product MSIPLRPTWRTHYALGVLAAIYVFNYIDRLLMAILIEPVKAEFGISDTGIGLLSGVTFAVFYTLFGFPLGRLSDRIGRKKVIAFSCIAWSVMTIFCGFAASFAMLVVARIGVAIGEAGGTAPSMAMVSDLYPPERRSTALSVLMLGSSLGAIFGLGLGGWIAQHYGWRFAFVVIGAPGIFLGLLLLLTVRAPKPAMLVNPSQVAQANWAVTVRELFQTPSFLWIVLTGGSAAIAGYAIGTWSPSFLIRSHGLSLQDAGLLAGVAGGAGATFGTLTCGILCDRLARRDKGWQIGVPLLGTLISIPFALAYFLWPVGTAFYVGSTPVPTAFIFYSVFSFFGTWWATPCLGAISHLFPATRLAQATAIFVMSMTLLGVGVGPLLIGMLSDGFAHRLGNEGLRYALASCVSLLVLASCFLALALPRYRNHLMNKTPTPASLADAATA is encoded by the coding sequence GTGTCCATACCCTTGCGCCCCACCTGGCGAACTCATTACGCATTAGGCGTTTTGGCTGCCATCTATGTCTTCAACTACATCGACCGGCTGCTGATGGCCATTTTGATCGAGCCGGTAAAAGCAGAATTCGGCATTTCTGACACCGGTATCGGCCTGCTTTCAGGTGTGACCTTTGCGGTCTTTTACACCCTCTTCGGCTTTCCTCTGGGGCGGCTCTCTGACCGTATCGGACGCAAGAAAGTCATCGCCTTCAGCTGTATCGCCTGGAGCGTCATGACCATTTTCTGCGGCTTCGCAGCCAGTTTTGCGATGCTGGTGGTGGCCCGGATCGGGGTGGCGATCGGTGAAGCCGGTGGCACCGCTCCATCAATGGCAATGGTCTCGGACCTGTATCCGCCCGAACGCCGCTCCACCGCCTTGTCAGTACTGATGCTGGGCTCAAGCCTGGGGGCCATTTTCGGGCTGGGGCTGGGGGGCTGGATCGCGCAGCATTACGGCTGGCGTTTTGCATTTGTGGTGATCGGCGCACCGGGGATTTTTCTCGGGCTGCTGTTGCTGCTCACCGTACGGGCGCCAAAACCCGCGATGCTGGTCAACCCCAGTCAGGTGGCGCAGGCCAATTGGGCCGTCACGGTGCGCGAGCTGTTCCAGACCCCGTCCTTCCTCTGGATTGTGCTCACCGGCGGCTCTGCGGCCATTGCCGGTTATGCCATCGGCACCTGGAGCCCCAGCTTTCTGATCCGCTCTCACGGTCTGAGCCTGCAGGACGCCGGGCTGCTGGCCGGGGTGGCGGGCGGTGCCGGGGCCACCTTTGGCACCCTCACCTGCGGTATTTTGTGTGACCGCCTGGCCCGTCGTGACAAGGGCTGGCAGATCGGGGTGCCGCTGCTGGGCACGCTGATCAGCATACCGTTCGCGCTGGCTTACTTCCTGTGGCCGGTTGGTACCGCATTTTATGTGGGCAGCACGCCTGTACCGACCGCCTTTATTTTCTACAGCGTGTTCAGCTTTTTCGGCACATGGTGGGCGACACCCTGCCTGGGGGCCATTTCCCATCTGTTCCCGGCTACCCGACTGGCCCAGGCCACCGCGATTTTCGTGATGTCCATGACCCTGCTCGGGGTGGGCGTCGGCCCGCTGCTGATCGGCATGCTCAGTGACGGCTTCGCCCATCGCCTGGGCAACGAAGGCCTGCGCTATGCCTTGGCCTCCTGTGTCTCGTTGCTGGTGCTGGCTTCGTGTTTTCTGGCCCTGGCCTTGCCGCGCTATCGCAACCATCTGATGAACAAGACCCCGACCCCAGCATCGCTGGCTGACGCGGCCACAGCCTGA
- a CDS encoding CoA transferase subunit B: protein MALSREQMAQRVAREMQDGFYVNLGIGIPTLVANYIPEGMEVMLQSENGLLGMGAFPRVGEADADMINAGKQTVTARTGASIFSSAESFAMIRGGHIDLTVLGAFEVDVHGNIASWMIPGKLVKGMGGAMDLVAGAENIIVTMTHASKDGESKLLSRCSLPLTGAGCIKRVLTDLAYLEIDNGAFILKERAPGVSVDEIVRKTAGKLIVPDHVPEMQFV, encoded by the coding sequence ATGGCTCTTTCCCGCGAACAAATGGCTCAGCGCGTCGCCCGCGAAATGCAGGACGGCTTCTATGTAAACCTGGGCATCGGCATCCCGACCCTGGTCGCCAACTACATTCCCGAAGGCATGGAAGTCATGCTGCAATCGGAAAACGGCCTGCTAGGCATGGGTGCATTCCCCCGCGTCGGTGAAGCGGACGCCGACATGATCAACGCCGGCAAGCAAACCGTCACCGCGCGCACCGGGGCGTCGATTTTCTCCTCGGCAGAGTCGTTCGCGATGATTCGCGGCGGCCATATCGACCTCACCGTACTCGGTGCCTTTGAAGTCGACGTACACGGCAACATCGCCTCCTGGATGATCCCCGGCAAGCTGGTCAAGGGCATGGGCGGCGCGATGGACCTGGTGGCCGGCGCGGAAAACATCATCGTCACCATGACCCACGCGTCCAAGGACGGAGAGTCCAAGCTGTTATCCCGTTGCAGTCTGCCTTTGACCGGCGCGGGTTGCATCAAGCGTGTCTTGACCGACCTTGCCTACCTGGAAATAGACAACGGTGCATTCATCCTCAAGGAACGCGCACCCGGCGTCAGCGTCGACGAAATCGTTCGCAAAACCGCAGGCAAGCTGATCGTCCCGGACCACGTCCCGGAAATGCAATTCGTCTGA
- a CDS encoding MFS transporter produces the protein MPNNQLYPVTASVPLRTPRGLVGVFACASGLSVANVYYAQPLLDQVAEDFAISPGAVGGVITATQVGSVLALLLIVPLGDQVNRRTLMLAQIGALIAGLFCVAMTHSPLIMLLAMLGIGLLGTAMTQGLIAFAATASLPQERGRVVGTVQGGVVIGLLLSRLAAGLIADLAGWRWVYLGSALVMMALGLILYKVLPSQRPSATPTGYARLVLSMFTLLREDPVLQIRGMLALFIFAVLGIFWSALVFLLTQAPYGFSHTTIGTFGLVGVVGALAATRAGVWADKGLGQWTTGISLGLLILAWVALWLTSYSMVWLVVGVVILDLGAQAIHVTNQSMIFNTHPDAHSRVVGCYMLFYAIGSGFGALASTALYAAWGWTGVCLLGAGVSLTALVFWAVTLNQMPSTVQHTGTVTRHTG, from the coding sequence GTGCCCAACAATCAACTCTATCCCGTTACTGCATCGGTCCCGCTGCGCACACCGCGAGGGCTGGTCGGGGTGTTTGCCTGCGCCAGCGGGCTGAGTGTGGCGAACGTTTATTACGCCCAGCCGTTGCTTGACCAGGTGGCCGAAGATTTTGCCATCAGCCCTGGCGCGGTCGGCGGTGTGATTACCGCCACTCAGGTCGGCAGTGTGCTGGCCTTGCTGCTGATCGTGCCCTTGGGCGACCAGGTAAATCGCCGGACCTTGATGCTGGCCCAGATCGGCGCACTGATCGCCGGGCTTTTTTGCGTGGCCATGACCCACTCCCCCTTGATCATGCTGCTGGCCATGCTCGGGATAGGCCTGCTGGGAACCGCCATGACCCAGGGCCTGATCGCCTTCGCCGCCACCGCGTCCTTGCCGCAAGAACGCGGTCGGGTGGTGGGCACGGTCCAGGGCGGGGTTGTGATTGGCCTGTTGCTGTCGCGGCTGGCAGCCGGGCTGATTGCGGACCTGGCCGGGTGGCGCTGGGTTTATCTGGGTTCAGCACTGGTGATGATGGCGCTCGGCTTGATCCTCTACAAAGTCTTGCCGTCACAGCGACCGTCAGCCACACCCACTGGATATGCGCGGCTGGTGCTCTCGATGTTTACATTGCTCAGGGAAGATCCCGTGCTGCAAATCCGCGGCATGCTCGCCTTGTTCATTTTTGCGGTGCTGGGGATTTTCTGGAGTGCGCTGGTGTTTCTCCTGACCCAAGCGCCCTACGGGTTTTCGCACACAACCATCGGCACATTTGGCCTGGTGGGCGTAGTGGGTGCACTGGCGGCCACCCGCGCCGGAGTCTGGGCGGATAAAGGGCTGGGGCAATGGACAACCGGCATATCCCTGGGATTGCTGATACTGGCCTGGGTTGCACTCTGGCTTACGAGTTACTCGATGGTTTGGCTGGTTGTCGGCGTCGTGATCCTCGACCTCGGTGCCCAGGCCATTCATGTCACCAACCAGAGCATGATTTTCAACACACACCCCGATGCACACAGTCGTGTCGTGGGCTGCTACATGCTGTTTTATGCCATTGGCAGCGGGTTTGGCGCACTGGCGTCCACGGCCCTATACGCGGCATGGGGCTGGACCGGCGTGTGCCTGCTCGGCGCCGGTGTCAGCCTGACGGCCCTCGTATTCTGGGCCGTCACACTGAACCAGATGCCGAGCACTGTTCAGCACACGGGAACAGTCACCCGGCACACCGGATAA
- a CDS encoding MgtC/SapB family protein, protein MISEWEMIARLLLASVLGSMIGLQREHQFWTAGLRTHMLVATGACLFMIVSAFGFQQALTQQGTQLDPSRIAAQIVTGIGFLGAGSIMMRGEVIKGLTTAASLWAVAAIGMTIGGGLYLLGVAATLLILLILITIGPIEHRYRDYIKVHVIKLVAPIGVLNRQSLEDFLGADAGRLKQVVVEQGPDMGTESITVEFRKTSRVETAELLKKILTIPDVREEPPPH, encoded by the coding sequence ATGATTTCAGAATGGGAAATGATCGCGCGTCTGCTGTTGGCCTCGGTGTTGGGCAGCATGATTGGTTTGCAACGGGAGCATCAGTTTTGGACCGCAGGTTTGCGCACCCATATGCTGGTGGCGACCGGGGCGTGTCTATTTATGATCGTATCGGCCTTTGGTTTTCAACAGGCGCTGACCCAGCAGGGTACGCAACTCGATCCCTCGCGGATCGCCGCGCAGATCGTCACCGGTATCGGCTTTCTCGGTGCCGGCTCGATCATGATGCGCGGTGAAGTGATCAAGGGGCTGACAACGGCCGCAAGCCTGTGGGCGGTCGCGGCCATCGGCATGACCATCGGTGGCGGGCTGTATTTGCTGGGGGTGGCAGCAACCCTTCTGATTCTGCTTATCCTGATTACCATCGGGCCGATTGAGCACCGGTATCGCGATTACATAAAAGTGCATGTCATCAAGCTGGTAGCGCCGATCGGGGTGCTGAATCGCCAGAGCCTTGAGGACTTTCTCGGTGCCGATGCTGGCCGTCTCAAGCAGGTGGTGGTCGAGCAGGGGCCTGACATGGGCACCGAAAGCATCACGGTCGAGTTCAGGAAAACCAGTCGGGTGGAAACCGCAGAACTGTTGAAAAAGATTCTGACGATCCCGGATGTCCGTGAGGAACCGCCTCCCCACTGA
- a CDS encoding FAD-dependent oxidoreductase, whose amino-acid sequence MTKYPQLLAPGRIGSLELRNRIIMAPMGSNFAEADGHCGERIQAYYEARARGGAGLLIMGVCSVAFPAGTAEPFQVGVSSDDFIPGLSRLAERVHQHGAKIAMQLQHAGKTSVRDMAEGRQLWVPSVPPVLQSDMMAALTPEELANFVSSMKRRAEGSPIRVMDSADIAHMIDWFALAADRAKRAGFDGVELHAAHGYIIAGFLSDYYNQREDEYGGSLENRARLLLEIIAAVRAKVGNEFAVWLRLDAEELHTPGGITLDDAKAVARMAEAAGVDAVSVSASARITSGVVFTEAPLVQKPNGFMEWTGALKRCVQVPVIAVGRIEPEAGEAALKRGDCDFIAMARKLLADPELPNKLLNDQETSIRPCIYCYVCVSQIFINERVKCAVNPMTGHEFEYVISPTPTPKHLVVVGAGPAGMEAARIAALRGHRVTLLERSDRLGGTLFFAGLAYAENARLLDNLKVQVQQSSIDVRLNTQASPALLRDLGADQVLVAVGAERAAPAIPGADQDHVWSGDELRRLMTGDRADEIARRKLSFTQRALMKAGSLTGVTDSREAMEKLSRVWMPLGKRVTIIGGGLVGLELAEFLIARGRQVTVLESGTHLGRELAIVRRWRVLHEIRVHGGEMITGACVTAIEGHAVLYQLADGSSARSEADSVVLAIGAQPNTGLLDELTRAGLSATSIGDCRSIGYIEGAISAGHKAGREA is encoded by the coding sequence ATGACAAAATACCCTCAGTTGCTGGCACCCGGTCGCATTGGCTCTCTTGAGCTGCGCAACCGCATCATCATGGCGCCCATGGGCTCCAACTTCGCCGAAGCCGATGGTCATTGCGGCGAACGGATTCAAGCCTATTACGAAGCCCGCGCCCGAGGCGGCGCCGGACTGCTGATCATGGGCGTGTGCTCGGTGGCGTTCCCGGCCGGGACCGCCGAGCCGTTCCAGGTCGGCGTGTCCAGCGATGACTTCATCCCCGGTTTAAGCCGCCTCGCCGAGCGCGTCCACCAGCACGGCGCAAAAATCGCCATGCAACTTCAGCACGCGGGCAAGACCTCGGTGCGCGACATGGCTGAAGGTCGGCAACTGTGGGTGCCTTCGGTGCCGCCTGTGCTGCAAAGCGACATGATGGCCGCACTCACACCTGAAGAACTGGCCAACTTTGTCAGTTCCATGAAGCGGCGCGCCGAAGGCTCACCGATCAGGGTGATGGACAGCGCTGATATCGCACACATGATCGACTGGTTTGCCTTGGCTGCCGACCGGGCCAAACGCGCCGGTTTCGACGGTGTGGAGCTGCACGCGGCCCACGGCTATATCATTGCCGGTTTCCTTTCCGATTATTACAACCAGCGCGAAGACGAGTACGGCGGCTCCCTGGAAAACCGTGCCCGGCTGCTGCTGGAAATCATCGCGGCAGTACGTGCCAAAGTGGGCAATGAGTTTGCTGTCTGGCTGCGGCTGGACGCAGAAGAGCTGCACACCCCCGGCGGCATCACGCTGGACGACGCCAAGGCTGTGGCGCGCATGGCCGAGGCCGCCGGGGTCGATGCGGTCAGTGTGTCCGCCAGTGCCCGCATCACCAGCGGCGTGGTGTTTACCGAAGCGCCCCTGGTACAAAAGCCCAACGGATTCATGGAGTGGACGGGCGCACTCAAACGCTGCGTGCAAGTGCCGGTGATTGCCGTAGGGCGGATCGAACCTGAGGCCGGTGAAGCTGCCCTGAAACGGGGCGACTGCGACTTCATTGCCATGGCCCGCAAACTGCTGGCCGATCCGGAACTGCCGAACAAACTGCTCAACGATCAGGAAACCAGCATCCGCCCGTGCATTTACTGCTACGTGTGTGTCAGCCAGATTTTCATCAACGAGCGGGTAAAGTGTGCGGTCAACCCCATGACCGGCCATGAGTTCGAATATGTCATCAGTCCCACCCCAACGCCAAAGCATCTGGTGGTGGTCGGTGCCGGGCCTGCCGGGATGGAAGCCGCCCGCATCGCTGCCCTGCGCGGACATCGCGTGACCCTGCTCGAACGCAGCGACCGCCTGGGCGGTACGCTGTTTTTTGCGGGCCTGGCCTATGCCGAGAACGCCCGTTTGCTGGACAACCTCAAGGTTCAGGTACAGCAATCATCCATCGATGTGCGCCTGAACACCCAGGCCAGCCCTGCCCTGCTCCGCGACCTGGGCGCGGATCAAGTGCTGGTGGCCGTTGGCGCCGAACGCGCGGCACCGGCGATCCCCGGAGCCGATCAGGACCACGTTTGGAGTGGCGACGAATTGCGCCGCCTGATGACCGGCGACCGGGCTGACGAGATTGCCCGGCGCAAACTGTCCTTTACCCAGCGTGCGCTGATGAAAGCCGGCAGCCTGACCGGGGTGACCGACAGCCGTGAAGCCATGGAAAAACTGTCACGGGTGTGGATGCCGCTGGGCAAGCGCGTGACCATCATCGGTGGCGGGCTGGTGGGCCTGGAACTGGCGGAGTTCCTGATCGCTCGGGGACGCCAGGTCACCGTGCTGGAAAGCGGCACCCATCTGGGCCGCGAACTGGCCATCGTGCGTCGCTGGCGGGTGCTGCATGAAATTCGCGTGCATGGCGGCGAGATGATTACCGGAGCCTGCGTAACGGCCATTGAAGGCCATGCCGTGCTTTATCAACTGGCGGATGGCAGCAGTGCCCGCAGCGAGGCCGATTCGGTGGTACTGGCGATCGGCGCGCAGCCCAACACCGGCTTGCTCGACGAATTGACCCGTGCGGGCTTGAGCGCCACCAGCATTGGCGATTGCCGGAGCATTGGCTACATCGAGGGTGCCATCAGTGCCGGACACAAGGCCGGGCGCGAGGCCTAG
- a CDS encoding SDR family NAD(P)-dependent oxidoreductase, with protein MGTRLHDKIAFITGAGSGIGAATALRFAEEGALVVLCGRRIEPLQAVAAQIRDSGGRAECAVADVSNEAAYVAAISEAAQRHGRLDILVNNAMAYSWGAIDSTSTADWHSNFATTVDGTFWGTRTALGLMRAQGSGSIINLASICGQFGTPWMAGYSAAKAAVINFSRAAASEGASHNIRCNVVSPGVVETPATAGMLTDDKTRTNTEKLIPLKRVGQPVEVANAILFLASDEASYVTGACLPVDGGRSSELYTVLE; from the coding sequence ATGGGTACTCGTTTACACGACAAGATTGCATTTATCACCGGCGCCGGTTCCGGCATTGGTGCTGCTACCGCACTGCGGTTTGCCGAAGAGGGCGCCCTGGTGGTGCTCTGCGGGCGTCGCATCGAGCCGCTGCAAGCGGTCGCCGCACAGATCCGTGACAGCGGCGGTCGCGCCGAGTGCGCGGTGGCCGATGTCAGCAATGAAGCAGCCTATGTCGCAGCCATCAGTGAGGCGGCGCAGCGCCACGGTCGACTGGATATTCTGGTCAACAACGCGATGGCCTACAGCTGGGGCGCGATTGACAGCACTTCGACGGCTGACTGGCATTCCAACTTTGCAACCACCGTGGACGGCACCTTCTGGGGGACGCGCACGGCACTGGGTCTGATGCGCGCTCAGGGCAGCGGCTCGATCATCAATCTGGCCTCGATCTGCGGTCAGTTCGGTACGCCCTGGATGGCGGGCTATTCCGCCGCCAAGGCCGCCGTGATCAATTTCAGTCGCGCCGCCGCCAGTGAGGGCGCGAGCCACAACATTCGCTGCAACGTGGTCAGCCCGGGCGTGGTCGAGACACCCGCCACGGCCGGCATGCTCACCGACGACAAGACCCGCACCAATACCGAAAAACTGATCCCGCTCAAGCGCGTCGGCCAACCCGTAGAAGTGGCCAACGCCATTCTGTTTTTGGCCAGCGATGAAGCCTCGTATGTCACCGGCGCCTGTTTGCCGGTCGATGGCGGGCGCAGTAGCGAGCTGTACACGGTATTGGAATAA
- a CDS encoding helix-turn-helix domain-containing protein produces the protein MARQHMDPAPTCPVARTVDLIGDRWSLLIVRDAFDGVRRFGDFQNGLGVARSVLTQRLKGLVEAGILQVQPASDGTSYQEYVLTAKGEGLFPVVVALRQWAEQHAFEPHEARSQLVDTATGQPLGLMQPISAQGQVIAPEQTRVIKKTL, from the coding sequence ATGGCAAGGCAGCACATGGATCCAGCCCCAACGTGTCCGGTGGCACGGACTGTGGACTTGATTGGCGATCGCTGGTCGCTATTGATCGTGCGCGACGCGTTCGATGGGGTCAGGCGATTTGGAGACTTCCAGAATGGTCTGGGGGTGGCGCGCAGCGTGCTGACCCAGCGTCTAAAGGGGCTGGTCGAGGCCGGTATTCTGCAGGTACAGCCAGCTTCTGACGGGACCTCGTATCAGGAGTACGTCTTGACGGCGAAGGGTGAGGGGTTGTTCCCGGTGGTCGTGGCTTTGCGCCAATGGGCAGAGCAGCATGCGTTCGAGCCGCACGAGGCCCGCTCGCAACTCGTGGATACAGCCACAGGGCAGCCGCTGGGGTTGATGCAGCCCATCAGCGCCCAGGGACAGGTGATTGCCCCTGAGCAGACCCGGGTCATCAAAAAAACGCTGTGA
- a CDS encoding LysR family transcriptional regulator: MTVKQIRAFLAVAQSLSFAVACERLHLSQSALSLTIKALEEGLGGRLFSRTTRHMALTPEGESLLPLARRLIADWDNAEDELRQRFTLQRGRVTLAAIPSFSGNQLPSILKGFRVRYPKVNVTVNDVINEQVLEMVRDRLVELGVAFEPAPGSSLTFTPLYLDRFVAVVPRDSGLAGHSLIDWKTLLQEPFITLQRPSAVRVMLEEHLQARQMKLPVAFESHQLATVGRMVASGLGVSVVPALCAEQMRELGACCITLHEPVVERAIGVLTKPGHELSAPAQAMFDCLLESGGAFQVGQGDAIASKPAPTVRV, translated from the coding sequence ATGACCGTGAAACAGATCCGCGCCTTTCTTGCCGTGGCCCAGAGCCTGAGTTTTGCCGTGGCCTGTGAGCGCCTGCATTTATCGCAGTCGGCCTTGAGCCTGACCATCAAGGCGCTGGAGGAGGGGCTGGGTGGTCGCCTGTTCAGCCGCACCACGCGCCATATGGCACTGACACCCGAAGGCGAGTCGTTGTTGCCGTTGGCCCGACGCCTGATCGCTGACTGGGACAACGCCGAGGATGAACTGCGCCAGCGCTTCACCCTGCAACGTGGCCGTGTGACCCTGGCGGCGATCCCGTCGTTCTCGGGCAATCAGTTACCGTCGATCCTCAAGGGTTTTCGCGTGCGCTACCCCAAGGTCAACGTCACGGTGAACGACGTCATCAACGAGCAAGTGCTGGAGATGGTGCGCGATCGCCTGGTGGAACTGGGTGTGGCTTTCGAACCGGCGCCCGGTTCGTCGCTGACGTTTACCCCGTTGTACCTCGACCGTTTTGTCGCGGTGGTGCCCCGTGATTCCGGGTTGGCCGGGCACTCGCTGATTGACTGGAAGACCCTGCTGCAAGAGCCCTTTATTACCCTGCAACGGCCTTCTGCCGTGCGGGTGATGCTGGAGGAGCACCTGCAGGCGCGGCAGATGAAGTTGCCGGTGGCATTTGAAAGTCATCAACTGGCCACGGTCGGGCGGATGGTCGCCAGCGGGCTGGGCGTCAGCGTGGTACCGGCGCTGTGCGCCGAGCAGATGCGTGAACTTGGCGCGTGCTGCATCACCTTGCATGAGCCCGTGGTGGAACGTGCCATAGGCGTGTTGACCAAACCCGGCCATGAGTTGTCAGCGCCAGCCCAGGCCATGTTTGACTGCCTGCTTGAGAGCGGCGGGGCCTTTCAGGTAGGTCAAGGTGATGCCATCGCGAGCAAGCCCGCTCCCACAGTGAGGGTATGA